From the genome of Branchiostoma floridae strain S238N-H82 chromosome 8, Bfl_VNyyK, whole genome shotgun sequence:
tcgtattggcaggaagcgtacctcaggggagcgaccaaagcacaatacggctggattccaggctaagtCTGCATATGTCTTTTCAAAGTGAACAAGTGtgtaaactgcttgctgcactcctcacacttgtacggtttctctccggtgtgagTCCGTTCGGCGTATTCAGATTACATACATCAGGGTGTTTCGCCGATGTGGGTCCGGTCTCTTCAGATGATCCAGAACACTGAATTGTTTGCTGCATGCCTCGCATTTAtacggtttctcgccagtgtgggTCCGCATGTGCCTCTTTAGATCTGACAGCGTggtgaactgcttgctacactcctcgCACCTATgcggtttctcaccagtgtgagttggcaatgtctttttttaatttattgacGAAACCGGGAGACGGAAATTTTAAAACCTCTAGCAGCCTACTGCACACTAGTATAGGCAAATAATATTTAGCAACACATTAATGCATAAACAGTAAAATTTTTGCCATAACTGATACTAAGCGCTTAGGTATAATATTTAGTCAGTCAGATATAAAGTGAAAATTAGACCTTTGGCAGCTTGAGTGGACTAAACACAGTAACTGTTGCTACTGTTACATAACGTTTAATGAACATTTACAATCACTAAAGTACGGATCATATGATTCAATGGTGGTTTCTACGACGAAATCCAATTACAGTTTCTCTATAAAGCTATCGTTACTCTTTCAGTGGGGGCTCATAAAGTGCACACTTTAATAACTTTATTATTGAATCAAAATCTGTTCatgttcagtaacataggtAAGAAAAAGTTGCACAGTAACATCACTGTTAAAAAGAGTTTGCACCCTATTCTTTTCATCACCTATGTCTCATATTGCGCCACATGTTTACACAGGCATTGACAGACATTCACCAGTGTGAGCTTGCATGTGGACACGCAAGTTACTTGACTGACGAAAACCCTTGTTGCAtttctcacacctgtacggtttctcacctgtatgaatCCTCTTGTGATCTTTTAGAGTACCCAGCTGCCTGAActgcttgccgcactcctcacacatgtatggtttctctccagtgtgagtccgccTGTGCCTCTGTAAACTTGACAGCGTagtaaactgcttgctgcactcctcacacatgtacggcctttcccctgtgtgagtccgcacgtgtCTCTTCAGACTACTTGCCTGACTGAAACCTTTGTTGCAATGTttacacttgtatggtttttcaccagtgtgagtccgcatatgtgcCTTTAGATCGCACAGCGTAATAAAATGACTGTTACATTCACCACATAAGTATAgcctctcaccggtgtgagttctaGTATGCGTCCTTAAAGCGCCAATGTGACCAAACTGTCGACCGCATTCCTCACAACAGTATGGCCTCTCctctgtgtgagtccgcatgtgtgtcttcagattTGCCAGTTGGGTAAACCGCTTCCCGCATTCGccacactggtatggtctctcacccgtgtgagttcgCAGGTGCAGGTTGAGCTTACTTTGGAAAcgaaactccttgtcgcaatggctgcacttgtgggtacgggGAGAATCCTGTCCATCCTCTACCGCCACTTGTGTCAGATGAGATTCAATCGCAGTCGCCATATTCGTCCAACTCCAGATCCTGCAAGAACTGTgggagaaaaaaaacttattaacaCGATGGAACAAGATAGAAATTTGAAATTCTAGCTTGTCTACTAAAATGTACCTGAATGTTGGTCAAACTTGAGATCCTCCAAAGAATTGtgagaaaaagaaacaagataaAAATTCTTGCCTGTCCACTAAAAATACACCCAAACATGTgattacatacatatgtatattttttttttatttttgaggAGAAATTTATATTATTTGACTTCTGATTTTCCAGACGTCCA
Proteins encoded in this window:
- the LOC118421024 gene encoding zinc finger protein 239-like, with product MATAIESHLTQVAVEDGQDSPRTHKCSHCDKEFRFQSKLNLHLRTHTGERPYQCGECGKRFTQLANLKTHMRTHTEERPYCCEECGRQFGHIGALRTHTRTHTGERLYLCGECNSHFITLCDLKAHMRTHTGEKPYKCKHCNKGFSQASSLKRHVRTHTGERPYMCEECSKQFTTLSSLQRHRRTHTGEKPYMCEECGKQFRQLGTLKDHKRIHTGEKPYRCEKCNKGFRQSSNLRVHMQAHTGECLSMPV